A DNA window from Acomys russatus chromosome 7, mAcoRus1.1, whole genome shotgun sequence contains the following coding sequences:
- the LOC127191946 gene encoding vomeronasal type-2 receptor 116-like, with protein sequence MFSLIVLFGVLKLSFFFCSSDDPRCFWRLKTKKTWEGDKDIDCLFSIYTKLGYVKNEQFSGNLDKRLTAKNIHLILSLYFALDEINRNPHILPNISLLVKVECSLLDDWRINSLSSKRGEFLPNFYCTNHRRYLIVLTGPMWLPSAILGSLLYISKRPELYYGPFHPFLSNQEQFPYLYQMAPKDTSLVLAMVSLLVHFSWNWVGAIVSDDDPGYQFLLELRREMQVNSVCLAFVSIIVDDKKIFLQRADTYYNQIMTSSAKVVIIYGDKDSHLQVNFRLWNLLNIQRVWVTTSQWDMIINNGKFLLKSYFGTLTFSHHYSEVPGFKTFIQTAHPSNYSDDFFLARLWWMYCNCSLASSNCKNMQNCSNETILKWLFKHHFEMSLSGTSYDLYNAVYAVAHALHQMLQRQVDTWQMTAGKELDFDSWQMVPFLKNVQFINPAGQQVDLGQEEKMDTEYDIYHTMDFLPMLGLKMKIGNFFQYLPHGQQLYMSEEMIGWNTDLRQTPTSICSIPCSPGFRKSPQQEKLVCCFDCTPCPENEISNMTGMNQCVKCPDDQYANSGRTRCIKKVIAFLGYEDPLGLSLACVALCFSALTAFILGVFLKHQNTPTVKANNRTLSYVLLISLIFCFLCSLLFIGRPHVATCIMQQTTFAIVFTVAASTVLAKTITVVLAFKFTNPNRNMRWLLLSGAPNFIIPICTMIQLIFCGIWLGTSPPFVNADVHFEKQYILIICNKGSIIAFYCVLGYLGSIAIGSFTVAFLARSLPDKFNEAKFLSFSMLVFCSVWVTFLPVYHSTKGKAAVAVEVFCILASSAGLLLCIFAPKCFIILLRPEKTSFQKFHNLHFKIDNAH encoded by the exons ATGTTCTCTTTGATTGTTCTTTTCGGGGTTttgaagctttctttctttttctgtagttcAGACGACCCCAGATGCTTTTGGAGAttgaaaaccaagaaaacatGGGAGGGAGACAAAGATAttgattgtttattttctatttatacaAAGCTTGGTTATGTAAAGAATGAACAGTTCAGTGGGAACCTAGATAAGCG ACTGACAGCTAAGAATATCCACTTGATTTTGTCTCTTTATTTTGCCCTCGATGAAATCAATAGAAACCCTCATATTCTACCCAATATTTCACTGCTAGTTAAAGTTGAATGTAGCCTGCTGGATGATTGGAGAATAAACAGTTTATCTTCAAAAAGAGGTGAATTTCTTCCCAACTTCTACTGTACAAATCACAGAAGATATTTAATTGTACTTACAGGACCAATGTGGTTACCATCCGCCATACTTGGGTCGCTCCTGTACATCTCTAAGAGGCCAGAG CTTTACTATGGACCATTTCATCCTTTCCTGAGCAATCAAGAGCAGTTTCCATATCTATACCAGATGGCTCCTAAGGACACATCTCTGGTACTGGCCATGGTGTCTTTATTGGTCCATTTCAGCTGGAACTGGGTGGGAGCAATTGTTTCAGATGATGACCCAGGATATCAATTTCTCTTGGAATTGAGAAGAGAGATGCAAGTGAACAGCGTATGTTTAGCATTTGTAAGTATTATTGTAGAtgacaaaaagatttttttgcaAAGGGCAGATACCTATTATAACCAGATCATGACATCATCAGCAAAAGTCGTTATCATTTATGGAGACAAAGACTCTCATCTACAAGTGAACTTTAGACTATGGAATTTATTAAACATTCAAAGAGTCTGGGTCACTACCTCTCAATGGGATATGATCATAAATAATGGAAAATTCCTCCTTAAGTCTTATTTTGGGACTCTCACTTTTTCACATCACTACTCTGAAGTACCCGGTTTTAAAACGTTTATCCAGACAGCACACCCTTCCAACTACAGTGATGACTTTTTCTTGGCTAGATTGTGGTGGATGTATTGTAATTGCTCTTTGGCATCATCTAATtgtaaaaatatgcaaaattgTTCAAATGAAACAATACTAAAATGGTTATTCAAGCACCATTTTGAAATGTCCTTGAGTGGTACAAGTTATGACCTATATAATGCTGTGTATGCTGTAGCCCATGCTCTCCATCAGATGCTTCAGCGACAAGTAGACACATGGCAAATGACTGCTGGAAAAGAGCTTGACTTTGACTCCTGGCAG ATGGTCCCTTTCCTGAAAAACGTCCAATTTATAAACCCTGCTGGACAACAAGTGGACCTGGGTCAGGAAGAAAAAATGGATACAGAGTATGACATTTACCACACTATGGATTTTTTGCCAATGCTTGGACTTAAGATGAAAATAGGAAACTTTTTCCAATACCTGCCACATGGACAACAATTGTATATGTCTGAAGAAATGATAGGGTGGAACACAGACCTTAGACAG ACTCCAACATCAATTTGCAGTATACCTTGTAGTCCAGGATTCAGGAAATCCCCTCAGCAGGAAAagcttgtttgctgttttgattGTACCCCTTGCCCAGAGAATGAAATTTCTAACATGACAG GCATGAatcagtgtgtgaagtgtccagatGATCAGTATGCCAACTCTGGACGAACTCGATGCATCAAAAAAGTTATTGCGTTCCTAGGTTATGAAGACCCTTTGGGATTATCTCTGGCCTGTGTGGCCCTGTGcttctctgctctcactgctttCATACTTGGTGTCTTTTTGAAGCACCAAAACACGCCCACTGTCAAGGCCAAcaacagaactctcagctatgtTCTACTCATCTCACTCatcttttgctttctctgttcGCTGCTCTTCATTGGCCGTCCCCATGTGGCCACATGCATCATGCAGCAGACCACATTTGCAATTGTGTTCACTGTGGCTGCCTCTACTGTCTTGGCCAAGACTATTACTGTAGTTCTGGCCTTCAAGTTTACTAATCCAAATAGAAACATGAGGTGGCTTCTGCTCTCAGGGGCACCTAACTTCATCATTCCAATTTGCACCATGATTCAACTGATTTTCTGTGGAATCTGGCTGGGCACTTCCCCTCCATTTGTTAATGCTGATGTACATTTTGAAAAACAGTACATTTTGATTATCTGTAACAAAGGTTCAATTATTGCCTTCTATTGTGTCCTGGGATACTTGGGCTCTATTGCCATAGGAAGTTTCACTGTGGCATTCTTGGCCAGGAGTCTACCCGACAAattcaatgaagccaagttccTGTCATTCAGCATGCTAGTGTTTTGTAGTGTCTGGGTCACCTTCCTACCTGTCTACCACAGTACAAAGGGCAAGGCTGCTGTGGCTGTGGAAGTCTTCTGTATATTGGCCTCCAGTGCAGGGCTGCTTCTTTGCATTTTTGCCCCAAAGTGCTTCATTATTTTGTTAAGACCAGAGAAAACTTCCTTTCAAAAGTTccataatttgcattttaaaattgatAATGCTCATTAG